Proteins from one Candidatus Poribacteria bacterium genomic window:
- a CDS encoding STAS domain-containing protein produces MNINVREREGVTILDIEGKIMGHDALDLKRVIDEIISTKKEGEVKLLLNLAGVPMMDSSGLGVIVAAYTSVQRKKGKIALLNLGKSINNLIVMAKLITIFQRYDDEDTAIAELNKDD; encoded by the coding sequence GTGAACATCAACGTTAGGGAGAGAGAGGGCGTGACCATACTTGATATCGAGGGCAAGATTATGGGGCATGATGCCCTCGATCTCAAGAGGGTCATCGACGAGATCATCTCCACCAAGAAGGAGGGAGAGGTTAAGCTGCTCCTGAACCTCGCCGGCGTGCCTATGATGGACAGCTCCGGACTCGGTGTGATCGTCGCCGCTTACACCTCTGTCCAGCGGAAGAAGGGCAAGATAGCCCTCCTGAACTTGGGCAAAAGCATCAACAACCTCATCGTCATGGCCAAGCTCATAACCATCTTCCAGAGATACGATGATGAGGATACGGCCATAGCGGAACTGAACAAGGACGACTGA